One Vibrio gallaecicus genomic region harbors:
- the csm6 gene encoding CRISPR-associated ring nuclease Csm6: MKNILVAVTGASPQVLTETLFALNHQGKTMPDEVFVITTANSKLTLEEGLFQDGHWNKLIQDYQLPDIKFSSDNIWLISDEEGNVLDDAKAEADQVVMADFITQKVEELTRNDDVAIHASIAGGRKTMAFYMGYAMSLYGREQDVLSHVFVDDDFEFVSEFYYPTPYDKYIVGRDKKKVVNTKDANVTLAEIPFVRMRRQVDESIYNQMQNHSFSKTVSALNSAHSSEIKVKISTKDKTLDVAGVPVKLTAKALAIYLFFVKKAMRTETLGRIFEEDVDQTREYLEVLDSMKADVRLYKSMGLEDEGQWRQNDFELTPKLTKDFVRQSLSAFHKTLEGRLVPDIVEKIKVHSDGAKSGATYSISPEFTVMCDGTYLK, from the coding sequence GTGAAAAATATCTTGGTAGCGGTAACAGGCGCAAGTCCTCAAGTCCTAACTGAAACGTTGTTTGCATTGAATCATCAAGGTAAAACAATGCCTGATGAAGTATTTGTGATTACTACCGCTAACTCTAAGCTAACGCTAGAAGAAGGGTTATTTCAAGATGGTCATTGGAACAAGTTAATACAAGATTATCAACTTCCAGACATTAAGTTTAGTTCTGACAATATTTGGTTGATCTCTGATGAAGAAGGCAATGTGTTAGATGATGCAAAGGCCGAAGCAGACCAAGTCGTCATGGCTGACTTTATTACACAGAAAGTAGAGGAGCTGACTCGTAATGACGATGTTGCGATTCATGCTTCAATTGCTGGCGGACGAAAGACAATGGCTTTTTACATGGGCTACGCTATGTCTTTGTATGGCCGTGAGCAAGATGTGCTGAGTCATGTGTTCGTAGACGATGATTTTGAGTTTGTGAGTGAATTTTATTACCCAACTCCTTACGACAAGTACATCGTCGGGAGAGATAAAAAAAAGGTCGTAAACACCAAGGACGCTAATGTCACCCTGGCTGAAATCCCGTTTGTAAGAATGCGTCGTCAAGTTGATGAGTCAATTTACAACCAAATGCAAAACCATTCGTTTTCAAAAACTGTATCAGCTTTGAATAGTGCACATAGCTCGGAAATTAAAGTAAAAATTTCGACCAAGGATAAGACATTAGATGTGGCTGGTGTACCTGTAAAACTTACAGCTAAAGCGCTAGCGATTTACTTATTCTTCGTCAAAAAAGCCATGAGAACGGAAACGTTGGGGCGAATATTTGAAGAAGACGTTGACCAAACGCGTGAATATTTAGAAGTATTAGACTCAATGAAAGCCGACGTGCGTTTGTACAAAAGCATGGGTTTAGAAGATGAGGGGCAGTGGCGTCAGAATGATTTTGAATTGACACCTAAATTGACGAAAGACTTCGTACGTCAGTCATTAAGTGCATTCCATAAAACGTTAGAAGGGCGTTTGGTTCCAGATATCGTAGAAAAAATCAAAGTGCACTCTGATGGTGCAAAATCAGGAGCAACGTACAGCATTTCACCAGAGTTTACGGTTATGTGTGATGGTACATATTTGAAATAG